The DNA region aagtaaatataaacagcTTCAGCAGCATGATGGGTAATGTAGTTTTAATGTGAACACATACGAACTTCCTGAAAGTAAAGATTATTAGAGATTATGATCTGATTCAGCTCGACAGACAGCGAGCGAGTGTGAAGACAAATATTTTACAGTGATGAAGACGAGCACATTCGTAGACTGAGCGCCATCTTCAGAGGAAACTTTAAAGTATAAAGCTTCTGGAAATGCATCTggccttcagaataaaagcaggaAGTCAAAATGTTGTAAATAAAAAGGATTGAAATTTAATGTAGCATTGAATTGTCGCGCCAGAGAAATAGTGAAAACGTGTAATATCTGATGTTAGCCATCGTAGTATTCCTCTCCGACTATTAAAAAACACTATCTGACCCTCTcccacttttattctgaaggtctGAGCTCCACATTAGAAATGTTCCCATGAACGCGACCTTACAGGAAGTCAGTATATTGTAGGAGTTAATGTTTATCCGAGCTGCTCACATATTTAGACATTCAGAGACGGAACATGAAGAACAATTAAGACAGGAAGTTAAattcttaaaaacaaaataaaagagtcCAGATTAAAGCAGGATTAGTAGATTATGCGGCTACGTTggcgtttcttcttctttggtgaaATCAGCTGAATTGTACAATATATAAAAGCGTAATATTTGGATTGTGTGTGCACTGGCCGGCGTATTTAAAAGGTGTTGAAGATGGTGGCGAGCTCCTCGGCGAGTAAATCCtaaactttgacctttgaccctcctGTCAGTTCGCTGATCGGTTCTCCTGAGTCTGAAAGTCAACGGCAAAAAAGTTCTGTACATTTGGACTTCCTCTCAGCTCAGTCGGTCTCTCCGGAGGTCAGCTCGACGCCGCCGTGAGCGCTCTAGTCCTCGCTGTGGTTGTACAGGGCGTCCGCCGTGGGGTCTTTGCGGTGGGCCGGCGGCACCAGGTGGTCGGGCAGCTCGGTGGGCAGCTCGTAGCCCTCCAGCTTGATCTTCATGAGGTGCTGGGCGAGGGCGAACTCCTCGTCGTCCAGCATGCCGTCCCGGTCGCAGTCGGCCAGCTTCCAGATCTTCCCCAGCACGGTGTTGGGCAGCCGCGAGTTCATCATCTCCTTCTTGGCGTTGACGCCGGTGATCTTGCCGTTGACGGGCATCAGCATGTAGAAGAGCTCGTCGTAGCGGTGCTTCTCGCGGCTGACGATCCAGTCCTCGGCGTCGGCCCCGGCGCTGATGCCCTCGCCGTAGCCGTGACCGAAGGGCCCGTCCTGGGAGCCCTCGAAGGCGCCGCCGGACACCAAAACTGGCGGCGCCTTGGACTCTTCCTCCCGGATCATCGTCATCAGAACGGCGATCTTCGTGGCCAACATCTTATCCACCGACTCGATCAGCTTCATCTTCAGAGACGGGAACTTACTGAAGTCGTAGTGCTGCAGCATGTCCTgcaggagaacacacacaccatatgtTTACAAGATTTTTTAGGATATTTTTCGCGAACGTTttaacatattttactaataatattcTGATATCTTTCACATATTTTGGGGCTATATTTGGAaattattcacatatttttctgacatttctcacaattttcttcacatattttacgaatattattcacatatttttcacaaATTGTTTAACATATTGTACTAAagattttcagatattttttcacatataaaCTAAgaattttctgatatttccacatatttttcactcattttttaacatactttactaaggatttagaacatttttccacatatttttcggacattttttttaacatattttactaaggatttggggatatttttcgaacattttcaaaaaacattttcacatattttacaacgaattttcatatatttttcagacatttttcactaatttttaaagatattttactATGGAATTTCGGCtatttttccacatatttttgacaatttttCCAAATATTTTACTAAGAATTTCTGGATATTGTTCACATATTTTCgaacattttcacttttttttttaacatagtttaataataattttcatatatatatttcacatattttactaaggatgatcagatatttttaaaatatattttactaaaGATTTTCGGctatttttcacaatttctaAAATATATTTACTTAGAATTTCCAgattttttcacatattctttctatatttttcacatattttacttataattttcagatattgttcagatattttttaaatatcatatttgtaaacacattttactaataattttaagatattttttcacatatttttgggCTACTTTTCACTACACATTTTTCTACATATTTTACAAAgagttttctgatatttttttaaagtattttttttaaatattttaccaAGAATcttcggatatttttcaaaagtttttaaatatattttactaaaaatattttggatacttttcagatatttttcagacattatttaaCATATTTTCCTAAGAATTTGATCACCaggagaacaaacacacacacattaaattcAAACTAACAAACCAAATCAGTGTCATTAGTCCAGGATTACAtcacctcttcatcctcttGAAGGAGAAACTGGTTTTGTTTGTATGAACATGAttgttggttgttggttgtAGTTCCTGTTGGCCGCTGACGGAGGGCGATAAAACCCACAGACTAACAGAAAACTAATGTTTACACCTTTAAATGTCACCTGACACACAGAGGTGGGAAGTAAGTACTccaagtacattttactgcacaatgaatacTTGATTAcatactactagtagtagtagtagttttactGCAGTACAGGatgtgaatacttcttccactgctGATAATCACATGATGAGACTGAGCAGAGCAGCTTTCTGCAGCTGCACACAGTCAGCGTCctctgctgacctctgacctccgaACAACAACACACGAGAGTCTGCAGGAGATACTGAACACAcgtgtcagagtgtgtgtgtgtgtgtgtgtgtgtgtgtgtgtgtgtgtgttgtgagagTACACTTCTCAACAGGGAGCTGAACAATGTgaaacatcctctcctcctctctcgccAATAATCCAATAAATACGAGTGTAGCTGGGGAacgaacacaacacacacacacacacgcacacacgcacacgcacacacacacacacgcacgcacacctGCAGCGTGGCGTCGGCCTGCAGCTGCACGGTGACGGCGTTCAGTTCTCTTCGTCTTTCTGACATCAGTAAAATCTGTTTACCGTCGTCTGAAGATCATTTTGTTCTCAGACTGTTCGTTCGTGTTCAGACGGACGAAACGTGACATAAAGCTGCAAAACTACAACTCAAAGTCCTTCGTTTATAATCCTactaaaagtagaaatacacaAGTATTAGCAGAAACTTGTACCTAAAGTATCTGAAAAGCAaaagtagttttagtttgacttgactctaaatggagctatttctacttctactgaagtaaaagatgtTGAGACTTCTTCCTCCACTGGAGAACGACTTTATGAACCGTCGGCGTGATATTTTGTCTCTAAGAATCATGGGAGAAAATGAATAAACGTAAATCAATAAAAGGTTTGTTTTGGTACCTGCATCTTGGCGACGTTGGGGAAGTCTCCGGGGCTGATGTGATGCTCTCTCTGCAGGATGGTGTAGATCTCCGGCAGCCTCATGATCagctcctccttcttcttctcccggCCGAACAGAGACGGCATCTCCTTCTTCAGGTAGCTGATGATGTACGCGTGCAcctgcaggagaagaagaagaacgctaGCCGTCAGGTACGtcaacagagacacacagaggacaggTAACACAACATTCATCACTTTTTCATAAATTTGATTAAAGAAGTCAAAATTGGGACTTAATATCTcataaatttgatttaaaaattctaaattgaaCTTAATATCATGTAAAAATTGGACTTAATATGGCataaatctgatttaaaaattaaaaattaaaaattggggcggctggttagctcagtcggtagagcgagcgcccatgtaaatgccaaggctcagtcctagcagcggtggacctgggttcgaatccggcctgtggtcctttccgcatgtcacttctctctctccccctttccaacactctatccactgtcctatcaataaaatgcttaaaaatcaccccaaaaaataacttaaaaaaaaaaaaattaaaaattggGACTTAATATCTCATAAATTTgagttaaaattaaaaattggACTTAATATCTTatgaatttgatttaaaaattcTTAATATCTTATAAACGTGACTTAAAAAGTGAAAATTGGACAATCAAAAGTCAACATTTGATTAAATATCTAATATATAATACATGCTTTTTCGCTTATATAGTGAAACATTTGACAAAATAGCGCATAGATTTGatttaaaagtcaaaattgGACTTAATATCTCATAAATTTGAATTGAATAGTCAACATTCTGACCTAATATCTCTAACTTAcataattaataaatgattcTGATGTATTTTAAATCTAATCTTTCCTAGAATGAACTTTTCATCAGGTGGTTTCTCTTCCTGAAAGACGGGAGTTTCCACACAGAGGAAACCCTCCTcatcaaaaataatataataatataataactctAAAAGACCACAGAGGTTacgagagagaaaagaaaagaagtagaagtagaagtctGGATGACATTaatgaaggaggagtgaaacAGAACAACAGGAGACTGAGCGGCGCCGGGTCAGAGGGTAGAAACTacactgaggaagaggaggaggagagcctTCAATCCTTCATACCGACCCACAGCATCACGGGAGGTGGAaggtaggaaggaaggaaggaaggaaggaaaggagggaggggtATAAAGGGAGGGAGTGAGGTCATTAATCAATATGTAATCGAAGGAGGATGAGCGGAGGGTCAGAGGGTCATTCAGCAGATATTAATAACAGCTTCCTGCGCTGAGGGAACGTCCCACTAGAACCAGTGAGGTACTGGTGTTACTCCAGGAACCCCCAGAGGAAGGACCCCCTCTACACGGAGACACTCCGGGCTGACGGAAGGACCCCCTCTACACGGAGACACTCTGGGCTGACGGAAGGACCCCCTCTACACGGAGACACTCCGGGCTGACGGAAGGACCCCCTCTACACGGAGACACTCCGGGCTGACGGAAGGACCTCCTCTACACGGAGGACACTCCGGGCTGACGGAAGGACCCCCTCTACACGGAGACACTCCGGGCTGACGGAAGGACCCCCCTCTACACGGAGACACTCTGGGCTGACGGAAGGACCCCCTCTACACGGAGACACTCCCGGCTGACGGAAGGACCCCCTCTACACGGAGACACTCCGGGCTGACGGAAGGACCCCCTCTACACGGAGACACTCCCGGCTGACGGAAGGACCCCCTCTACACGGAGACACTCCGGGCTGACGGAAGGACCCCCTCTACACGGAGACACTCCGGGCTGACGGAAGGACCCCCTCTACATGGAGACACTCCGGGCTGACAGAAGGACCCCCTCTACATGGAGACACTCCGGGCTGACGGAAGGACCCCCTCTACATGGAGACACTCCGGGCTGACGGAAGGACCCCCCTCTACATGGAGACACTCCGGGCTGACAGAAGGACCCCCTCTACATGGAGACACTACGGGCGGGCAGCTCAGAGAAATGTGGAGAAATCTCTGGTTGTTCATCCAAAACGGTGGTTCTGATCTCACCGACCGTTCAGAGGTTTGGAGACCAGAAACAGGCCGCGTCTGAGTCCTGACCAtgtgactgctgctgctacgCCAAACCAACCAATCAGTGATTCCCAAAGACGGGGGTCGCGACCCGCAGGTGGGTCACAGGATATTTTCttagggtcgccaaataaatttgGAGAATTTCATTTATCATCtatcatttaacatttatatctgcagttcacctttgagccacatgaatacaaataaacattGGACTTAATATCTCATGAAtttgatttataataaaaagtgaaaattgGACTTAGTATAATTTGTAAAGGTAAAGTAACGGAGGAAAAGGAAGTGAAATGATGCAGTTTGTAAAATAAGCTCCAGGATCAGTTTCGATGAACCGGAGGTTGTTTTCTGATTCATCGTTAAATTTAACCTCACTTGTTTTCTGATTCTCAGAAACAGGAAGCTGCTCCTGATTCATGTAgtctgcttttcaaaataaaactctgaGGTTTATTACACTGGTATAGTTTTCAGTTTCCACGTCCCCGTCTGATGAACTGAAACATTTGAGTCTTGAAACTTCATCTAATACGAAGGAGGGATTTCATATCCTGTCtgggaaacacaaacaaacattccAGGACCAATCAGAACCCGGCCGGTTTAGACCAGAAGATTCTCCATCGGTGTTTAACTCCAAACACAACGGGTCACTTCCTGTCTCACCTTGGCCAGCCTCGCTCTCTTGATGAGGTCGTTGAGTTTACGGAGCGCCGCGTTCCTCGGAAGACTCTGGATGTCCTTGAAGAGGTCCTGAGACTCCGCCTCAAACAGACGCCTGAGAAGGAAGTGaaggagtgaatgaatgaatacattaatcagtcaattaattaatcaattaattaattaattaatcaatcaattaattaattaaataattaaaatataaataattaaaataaataattaattaacacattaattaattatttaattaattaattaattaattaattattaaaccAGTAAATGAACGAATGAAAgcataatgaaaaataaatgaatgaaatgtgttaatgagtgaacaaatgaacaaatgaatGCAGTCAGttcataattaaataaatcagCAATAAATTAACACATGAATTTTTGAATcagtaaatgaatgaaaatataaatgaagaaatgaatgaatgaacagtaCTGACTGTATCTACctaaattattaaataagtaaatgaatgaatgaataaatgatatCTGACCTACTCTCAGTGATCTGCAGGGATTTCAATAAATGAACGGATGAATATCTGACCTGTTCCCCATGTTCTGCAGatgtttgaatgaatgaatgactgaatgaataaattaatgaatgaatgaatgaacgggTTAAATATCTGACCTGTTCTCGGTGTTCTGCAGcggtttgaatgaatgaatggatgaatgaataaattaatgaataacttaatgaatgaatgaatgggtgaataaCTGACCTGTTCTCGTTGTTCTGCAGcggtctgactgactgactgactgaatgaacgAATGAACGGATGAACGGGTGAATGACTGACCTGTTCTCGGTGTTCTGCAGCGgtttgactgactgaatgaacgAATGAACGGATGAATGACTGACCTGTTCTCGGTGTTCTGCAGCggtttgactgactgactgaacgaatgaatgggtgaatgactGACCTGTTCTCGGTGTTCTGCAGCggtttgactgactgactgactgaacgAATGAACGAATGAACGGCTGAACGGGTGAATGACTGACCTGTTCTCGGTGTTCTGCAGCGGTTTGACTAACTGAATGAACGAATGAACAGATGAATGGGTGAATAACTGACCTGTTCTCGTTGTTCTGCAGcggtctgactgactgactgactgaatgaatggatgaatgactGACCTGTTCTCGTTGTTCTGCAGcggtctgactgactgactgaatgaatggatgaatggatgaatgggtgaatgactGACCTGTTCTCGGTGTTCTGCAGCGGTTTGACTAACTGAATGAACGAATGAACAGATGAATGGGTGAATAACTGACCTGTTCTCGTTGTTCTGCAGcggtctgactgactgactgactgaatgaatggatgaatgactGACCTGTTCTCGGTGTTCTGCAGCGGttggactgactgactgactgactgactgactgactgaatgaacgAATGAacggatgaatggatgaatgactGACCTGTTCTCGGTGTTCTGCAGCGGttggactgactgactgactgactgactgactgaatgaacgAATGAacggatgaatggatgaatgactGACCTGTTCTCGGTGTTCTGCAGCGGttggactgactgactgactgactgact from Sebastes umbrosus isolate fSebUmb1 chromosome 16, fSebUmb1.pri, whole genome shotgun sequence includes:
- the ehd4 gene encoding EH domain-containing protein 4 codes for the protein MFSWVKQEQGGRNKEGEMYQTVTEGLQTLYLKKLLPLEDTYLFHDFHSPALEAADFQSKPMVLLVGQYSTGKTTFIRYLLEQDFPGMRIGPEPTTDGFIAVMYGENEGVIPGNALVVDPKKPFRKLNAFGNSFLNRFICSQMPNQVLQSISIIDTPGILSGEKQRISRGYDFAEVLRWFGERVDRIILLFDAHKLDISDEFSEAIRAFKGQDDKIRVVLNKADQVDTQQLMRVYGALMWSLGKVINTPEVVRVYLGSFWAKPLQNTENRRLFEAESQDLFKDIQSLPRNAALRKLNDLIKRARLAKVHAYIISYLKKEMPSLFGREKKKEELIMRLPEIYTILQREHHISPGDFPNVAKMQDMLQHYDFSKFPSLKMKLIESVDKMLATKIAVLMTMIREEESKAPPVLVSGGAFEGSQDGPFGHGYGEGISAGADAEDWIVSREKHRYDELFYMLMPVNGKITGVNAKKEMMNSRLPNTVLGKIWKLADCDRDGMLDDEEFALAQHLMKIKLEGYELPTELPDHLVPPAHRKDPTADALYNHSED